One window from the genome of Magnolia sinica isolate HGM2019 chromosome 4, MsV1, whole genome shotgun sequence encodes:
- the LOC131242547 gene encoding phosphatidylinositol 4-phosphate 5-kinase 1-like, giving the protein MRQSSCHDPPAGAPNLPLVPTRCGATRRVTPAGSSSGAVEKLLPNGDLYTGGFSSNAPHGSGKYLWKDGCMYEGDWRRGKAAGKGKFSWPSGATYEGEFKAGRMDGHGTFTGSDGDTYTGSWAADRKHGYGQKSYANGDFYEGVWRRNLQEGQGRYVWKNGNEYVGEWKNGVISGRGVLIWANGNRYDGQWENGVPKGNGVFTWPDGSCYVGSWSPNYELSGTFYPGTARSPFSPLVDNHGHFPLRKRSSVDGTARGSAVERNFPRICIWESDGDAGDITCDIIDNVEASMFYRDGTGLDHEVVIGQRRRGPCCFSGEAKKPGQTISKGHKNYDLMLNLQLGIRYSVGKPASFQMRDLRPADFDPREKFWTRFPPEGSKVTPPHPSVEFRWKDYCPMVFRHLRKFFGVDPADYMLAICGNDALRELSSPGKSGSFFYLTQDDRFMIKTVKKSEVKVLIRMLPSYYQHVSQYENSLVTKFFGVHCVKPVGGQKVRFIVMGNLFCSEFRIHRRFDLKGSSHGRMTDKADEEIDETTTLKDLDLNFVFRLQRSWYQELLRQIDRDCEFLEAERIMDYSLLVGVHFCDDTSADKMGMSPLVAPLGKRESFQGEGALSQWHILQAEGHEAEGHDTDVTLSGRKPLVRLGANMPARAECMTRRSDYDQYQPYLSSGSESTPARSSKVSQVILYFGIIDILQDYDISKKLEHAYKSWQADPTSISAVDPKLYSKRFRDFIGRIFVDDR; this is encoded by the exons ATGCGGCAGTCTTCATGCCACGACCCACCCGCGGGAGCACCGAATCTCCCGTTGGTTCCCACCCGCTGCGGCGCCACTCGCCGCGTTACGCCCGCAGGCAGCAGCTCTGGCGCCGTCGAGAAGCTCCTCCCCAACGGCGACCTCTACACCGGCGGATTCTCCAGCAACGCCCCCCACGGCTCCGGCAAGTACCTCTGGAAGGACGGCTGTATGTACGAGGGCGACTGGCGCCGCGGCAAGGCCGCCGGCAAGGGCAAGTTCTCGTGGCCATCCGGCGCCACCTACGAGGGCGAGTTCAAGGCCGGTCGGATGGACGGCCACGGCACGTTCACGGGATCCGACGGCGACACGTACACCGGATCCTGGGCCGCCGATCGCAAGCACGGCTACGGCCAGAAGAGCTACGCCAACGGAGATTTCTACGAAGGCGTTTGGCGTCGTAATTTGCAGGAAGGACAGGGGCGTTATGTATGGAAGAACGGAAATGAGTACGTCGGTGAGTGGAAGAACGGGGTTATTTCCGGGAGAGGGGTTTTGATCTGGGCCAACGGTAACCGTTATGACGGGCAGTGGGAGAACGGCGTCCCGAAGGGGAACGGCGTTTTCACGTGGCCTGACGGGAGCTGCTATGTCGGGAGCTGGAGCCCCAACTACGAACTCAGTGGTACTTTCTATCCCGGCACCGCACGGAGCCCGTTCTCCCCGCTCGTGGACAACCACGGCCATTTCCCGCTGAGGAAGCGGTCATCAGTCGACGGAACCGCTAGAGGCAGCGCAGTCGAGCGGAATTTCCCTCGGATTTGTATCTGGGAATCGGACGGTGATGCTGGGGACATCACCTGCGACATCATCGACAATGTAGAGGCATCGATGTTCTACCGGGACGGGACAGGGCTGGATCATGAGGTTGTCATTGGCCAGCGACGGCGGGGCCCATGCTGCTTTTCTGGAGAGGCGAAGAAGCCCGGACAGACGATATCAAAGGGGCATAAGAATTACGACCTGATGCTTAATCTGCAATTGGGCATCAG GTATTCAGTTGGGAAACCGGCTTCTTTTCAGATGCGGGATCTCAGGCCGGCGGATTTCGATCCTAGAGAGAAGTTCTGGACGCGGTTCCCACCAGAAGGGTCGAAGGTTACTCCCCCACACCCGTCGGTGGAGTTCCGATGGAAGGATTACTGCCCCATGGTTTTCAG ACATCTGAGGAAGTTTTTCGGGGTAGATCCAGCGGATTACATGCTAGCCATTTGTGGAAATGATGCACTGAGAGAGCTGTCTTCCCCTGGGAAGAGCGGCAGCTTCTTTTACCTGACCCAGGATGATCGGTTCATGATCAAGACCGTGAAAAAATCTGAAGTGAAG GTACTCATCAGAATGCTTCCCAGCTACTACCAACATGTTTCTCAATATGAAAACTCTTTGGTCACAAAGTTCTTTGGCGTGCATTGTGTTAAACCGGTGGGCGGGCAAAAG GTCCGCTTCATTGTCATGGGCAATTTGTTCTGCTCGGAGTTCCGTATTCATAGGCGATTTGATCTGAAAGGATCCTCCCATGGCCGTATGACTGACAAGGCTGACGAGGAGATTGACGAGACAACCACCCTCAAAGACCTTGACCTCAATTTTGTGTTTCGCCTACAGCGCTCCTGGTACCAAGAACTTCTCAG ACAAATCGATCGAGACTGTGAGTTCTTGGAAGCAGAGAGGATCATGGATTACAGTCTCTTAGTGGGTGTACACTTCTGCGATGACACCTCGGCTGATAAGATGGGGATGTCACCGTTAGTTGCGCCTCTTG GTAAAAGGGAATCATTTCAAGGAGAAGGAGCTTTATCGCAATGGCACATCTTGCAAGCAGAGGGACATGAAGCAGAGGGACATGATACGGACGTGACTTTGTCTGGCCG AAAGCCGTTGGTACGACTGGGTGCAAACATGCCAGCAAGGGCAGAATGCATGACGAGAAGGAGCGATTACGATCAGTATCAACCCTATCTCTCAAGTGGAAGCGAATCGACGCCTGCCCGTAGCAGCAAAGTTTCCCAAGTGATCCTTTACTTTGGGATAATTGACATCCTCCAAGACTACGACATCAGCAAGAAGCTGGAGCATGCGTACAAGTCCTGGCAGGCTGATCCCACCTCCATTTCTGCCGTCGATCCGAAGCTCTACTCCAAAAGGTTTCGAGATTTCATTGGCAGAATCTTTGTAGATGATAGATAG